A portion of the Ptiloglossa arizonensis isolate GNS036 chromosome 11, iyPtiAriz1_principal, whole genome shotgun sequence genome contains these proteins:
- the LOC143152535 gene encoding A disintegrin and metalloproteinase with thrombospondin motifs 7 isoform X8: MPLSRFRSRTFQFPSYLVRLRRFEPRRLTETRLEWQTQPGLVQVQGRGRRKHHPTKRWQRSKRSISRPRHVEALVVADTTMMAFHQDGDVETYLLTIMNMVSSLYLDPTIGNFISVVVVRIILVEEDEAEQGLDITVNADRTLYNFCKWQQKLNPADDSHPNHHDVAILVTREDICSRANTPCSTLGVAHVAGMCQPDRSCSVNEDNGITLAHTITHELGHNFGMYHDTEKIGCSKRDGDTLHVMTPTFEVDTIGVAWSRCSRRDITNFLDQGKGECLEDEPADNDYVYPDLPPGAMYNAEHQCRLQFGVREASVCSPLQEICSKLWCIVDGTCTTMLHPAAPGTHCGKHMWCQNQECVPIVDRPRQIDGGWGEWGFWSECSKTCGAGVSIVERKCDHPEPAHGGKFCIGERRRYKICNTHPCPEGTASFRAVQCSHYDGKEYKGKNYTWLPYFDQTEPCELYCTDTEESVIVPWGEAALDGTPCNVGTRDMCISGICRKVGCDWTVDSDATEDRCGICHGDGTQCETTGGVYDKNDGPGYKEVVVVPFGSRNIKIEEIGNSKNYIGIGVPNSDKYFLNGKRQITLAGEYQVAGTPALYERDRDREKIRIPGPIKEDIAVYLISRGHYRNFGLRYEYTVPKKEPDRAPEYSWVFSDWSLCTATCGGGTQISKALCNEKKSGVVDDHFCEGIEKLESILRECNPNPCPARWWIGPWQMCPVTCGEGALRKRSVMCVSSGMGPDRSDLALPDRDCNGDARPEEVSPCSNLPRCGTTTETPFAIVYADNKDASFYNVSSNDQDGITIVDGLTTEEPEILEFDNVVDENPDNSMYNTKSKWIVSKWNHCSNGKRSRKVTCSVQGDCSPENKPITIEPCQGGRWLAGRWGSCNASCLTKLGIKRREVECRDRITELLSDDCNPGRRPIDTRRCYHRRQCANDKSECRDTIVPNSMCSTYTRMCEVSSIVQEKCCATCSRKRRHGRQNRRHSLGD; encoded by the exons ATGCCATTATCGAGGTTTCGTTCACGGACATTCCAATTCCCAAGTTACCTTGTCCGCCTGCGACGGTTTG AGCCGAGGAGATTGACGGAAACGCGGCTCGAGTGGCAGACGCAGCCCGGTCTCGTTCAAGTTCAAGGACGTGGCAGAAGGAAACACCATCCGACGAAACGATGGCAGCGCTCCAAGAGATCGATCAGTCGACCGCGTCACGTCGAGGCCCTCGTCGTCGCTGACACGACCATGATGGCTTTCCATCAGGACGGCGACGTCGAGACGTATCTACTGACCATCATGAACATGGTGTCGTCCCTCTATCTGGACCCCACCATCGGGAATTTCATCAGCGTCGTCGTGGTCAGAATCATTCTCGTCGAGGAGGACGAGGCGGAA CAAGGACTGGACATCACGGTGAACGCGGATCGGACGCTGTACAATTTCTGCAAATGGCAACAGAAACTGAATCCGGCGGACGACTCGCATCCGAATCACCACGACGTGGCGATTTTAGTGACGAGGGAGGACATCTGCTCGAGGGCCAACACGCCGTGCAGCACGCTGGGAGTGGCCCACGTAGCCGGTATGTGCCAACCGGACCGCAGTTGCAGCGTCAACGAGGACAACGGGATCACCCTGGCGCACACGATCACGCACGAACTGGGACACAA CTTCGGAATGTATCACGACACGGAGAAAATCGGCTGCAGCAAACGGGACGGTGACACTCTGCACGTGATGACGCCAACTTTCGAAGTGGACACCATCGGCGTAGCCTGGTCGAGATGCTCCAGGAGAGACATTACAAATTTTTTGGA TCAAGGAAAAGGTGAATGTTTGGAGGACGAACCGGCCGACAACGATTACGTGTATCCGGATTTACCGCCCGGTGCGATGTACAACGCGGAGCATCAATGTAGACTTCAATTCGGCGTCAGAGAGGCTTCCGTTTGCTCTCCCTTGCAAGAG ATCTGTTCGAAATTATGGTGCATCGTTGACGGTACTTGCACCACCATGCTTCATCCGGCTGCTCCGGGGACCCACTGTGGGAAACACATG TGGTGCCAAAACCAAGAGTGCGTGCCAATCGTGGACAGGCCGCGTCAGATCGACGGCGGATGGGGCGAATGGGGCTTTTGGAGCGAGTGCTCGAAAACTTGTGGCGCGGGTGTCTCGATCGTCGAGCGGAAATGCGATCATCCGGAGCCAGCGCACGGCGGCAAATTCTGCATAGGCGAGAGACGTCGATACAAAATTTGCAACACGCACCCTTGCCCGGAAGGTACGGCCAGCTTTAGAGCCGTTCAATGCAGCCACTACGACGGCAAGGAGTAcaaggggaaaaattacacCTGGTTACCCTACTTCGATCAAA CGGAACCTTGCGAATTGTATTGCACCGATACAGAGGAAAGCGTGATCGTCCCGTGGGGTGAAGCCGCTCTGGATGGTACACCCTGTAACGTCGGTACCAGGGACATGTGCATCTCTGGAATCTGTCGA AAAGTCGGCTGCGACTGGACGGTCGATTCCGACGCCACCGAAGACCGTTGCGGCATTTGTCACGGAGACGGAACGCAATGCGAAACAACGGGCGGTGTTTACGATAAGAACGACGGTCCGGGATACAAAGAGGTCGTCGTTGTTCCCTTTGGTTCGAGAAACATAAAAATCGAGGAAATCGGTAACAGCAAGAATTACATCGGCATAGGGGTGCCAAATTCCGACAAGTACTTCCTCAATGGGAAACG GCAGATCACCTTAGCGGGTGAGTACCAAGTGGCCGGAACTCCAGCTTTGTACGAACGTGATCGCGATAGAGAGAAGATCAGAATTCCTGGTCCCATCAAAGAGGACATCGCAGTCTAC TTGATTTCCAGAGGACATTATCGCAATTTTGGTTTACGGTACGAGTACACGGTTCCGAAGAAGGAACCCGACCGGGCGCCAGAGTACTCTTGGGTATTCTCCGATTGGTCCCTCTGCACGGCCACTTGCGGCGGTGGCACGCAAATTTCGAAAGCCCTCTGCAACGAGAAGAAGAGCGGAGTCGTCGATGACCACTTTTGCGAGGGCATTGAAAAATTGGAGTCGATCTTGCGGGAATGCAATCCGAATCCCTGCCCCGCCAG ATGGTGGATCGGACCGTGGCAAATGTGCCCGGTAACTTGCGGAGAGGGCGCGCTGCGGAAACGATCGGTGATGTGCGTCTCCTCGGGGATGGGTCCGGATCGCTCGGACCTGGCTTTGCCCGATCGAGACTGCAACGGGGACGCGAGGCCCGAAGAAGTCAGCCCGTGTTCCAACTTGCCGCGTTGCGGTACCACCACCGAAACGCCTTTCGCGATCGTCTACGCGGACAACAAAGACGCCTCTTTCTACAACGTGAGCTCGAACGATCAGGACGGCATCACGATCGTCGACGGTCTCACTACCGAGGAACCGGAGATACTCGAATTCGACAACGTCGTAGACGAAAACCCGGACAATTCCATGTACAATACCAAATCCAAATGGATCGTTTCGAAATGGAATCACTGTTCGAACGGAAAACGGAGCAGGAAAGTAACCTGTTCGGTGCAGGGAGACTGTAGTCCCGAGAACAAACCGATCACCATTGAACCGTGTCAGGGTGGAAGGTGGCTCGCCG GAAGATGGGGATCCTGCAACGCGTCTTGCCTAACGAAGCTCGGCATTAAGCGCAGAGAAGTCGAGTGTCGTGACCGTATAACGGAATTACTGTCCGATGATTGCAACCCCGGGAGAAGGCCAATCGATACAAGACGCTGTTATCATAGGCGGCAGTGCGCGAACGATAAATCCG AGTGCAGAGACACAATCGTGCCGAACTCGATGTGCTCAACGTACACACGTATGTGCGAAGTATCATCGATCGTACAGGAGAAATGTTGCGCCACGTGCTCCAGAAAACGCAGACACGGCCGTCAGAATAGACGACACAGTCTTGGCGATTGA
- the LOC143152535 gene encoding A disintegrin and metalloproteinase with thrombospondin motifs 7 isoform X5, whose product MLRSEYGEFWLEPVAVSPEEERVSLEERLKDAGAEDRHRKLRSLVGRPHLLFRRSAEQSQLEIGGVATARTRRRRKKKRKLERNCGTREPRRLTETRLEWQTQPGLVQVQGRGRRKHHPTKRWQRSKRSISRPRHVEALVVADTTMMAFHQDGDVETYLLTIMNMVSSLYLDPTIGNFISVVVVRIILVEEDEAEQGLDITVNADRTLYNFCKWQQKLNPADDSHPNHHDVAILVTREDICSRANTPCSTLGVAHVAGMCQPDRSCSVNEDNGITLAHTITHELGHNFGMYHDTEKIGCSKRDGDTLHVMTPTFEVDTIGVAWSRCSRRDITNFLDQGKGECLEDEPADNDYVYPDLPPGAMYNAEHQCRLQFGVREASVCSPLQEICSKLWCIVDGTCTTMLHPAAPGTHCGKHMWCQNQECVPIVDRPRQIDGGWGEWGFWSECSKTCGAGVSIVERKCDHPEPAHGGKFCIGERRRYKICNTHPCPEGTASFRAVQCSHYDGKEYKGKNYTWLPYFDQTEPCELYCTDTEESVIVPWGEAALDGTPCNVGTRDMCISGICRKVGCDWTVDSDATEDRCGICHGDGTQCETTGGVYDKNDGPGYKEVVVVPFGSRNIKIEEIGNSKNYIGIGVPNSDKYFLNGKRQITLAGEYQVAGTPALYERDRDREKIRIPGPIKEDIAVYLISRGHYRNFGLRYEYTVPKKEPDRAPEYSWVFSDWSLCTATCGGGTQISKALCNEKKSGVVDDHFCEGIEKLESILRECNPNPCPARWWIGPWQMCPVTCGEGALRKRSVMCVSSGMGPDRSDLALPDRDCNGDARPEEVSPCSNLPRCGTTTETPFAIVYADNKDASFYNVSSNDQDGITIVDGLTTEEPEILEFDNVVDENPDNSMYNTKSKWIVSKWNHCSNGKRSRKVTCSVQGDCSPENKPITIEPCQGGRWLAGRWGSCNASCLTKLGIKRREVECRDRITELLSDDCNPGRRPIDTRRCYHRRQCANDKSECRDTIVPNSMCSTYTRMCEVSSIVQEKCCATCSRKRRHGRQNRRHSLGD is encoded by the exons ATGCTGCGCAGCGAATACGGGGAGTTCTGGTTGGAACCAGTCGCCGTGTCCCCGGAAGAAGAACGAGTCAGCCTGGAGGAAAGGCTGAAAGACGCCGGCGCCGAGGACCGCCACCGGAAACTCCGCTCGTTGGTCGGTAGGCCGCATCTTCTCTTCCGTAGATCCGCCGAGCAGTCGCAGCTCGAAATCGGCGGCGTCGCGACCGCCCGCACCAGACGTcgacgaaaaaagaagagaaaactcGAGAGAAACTGTGGCACTCGCG AGCCGAGGAGATTGACGGAAACGCGGCTCGAGTGGCAGACGCAGCCCGGTCTCGTTCAAGTTCAAGGACGTGGCAGAAGGAAACACCATCCGACGAAACGATGGCAGCGCTCCAAGAGATCGATCAGTCGACCGCGTCACGTCGAGGCCCTCGTCGTCGCTGACACGACCATGATGGCTTTCCATCAGGACGGCGACGTCGAGACGTATCTACTGACCATCATGAACATGGTGTCGTCCCTCTATCTGGACCCCACCATCGGGAATTTCATCAGCGTCGTCGTGGTCAGAATCATTCTCGTCGAGGAGGACGAGGCGGAA CAAGGACTGGACATCACGGTGAACGCGGATCGGACGCTGTACAATTTCTGCAAATGGCAACAGAAACTGAATCCGGCGGACGACTCGCATCCGAATCACCACGACGTGGCGATTTTAGTGACGAGGGAGGACATCTGCTCGAGGGCCAACACGCCGTGCAGCACGCTGGGAGTGGCCCACGTAGCCGGTATGTGCCAACCGGACCGCAGTTGCAGCGTCAACGAGGACAACGGGATCACCCTGGCGCACACGATCACGCACGAACTGGGACACAA CTTCGGAATGTATCACGACACGGAGAAAATCGGCTGCAGCAAACGGGACGGTGACACTCTGCACGTGATGACGCCAACTTTCGAAGTGGACACCATCGGCGTAGCCTGGTCGAGATGCTCCAGGAGAGACATTACAAATTTTTTGGA TCAAGGAAAAGGTGAATGTTTGGAGGACGAACCGGCCGACAACGATTACGTGTATCCGGATTTACCGCCCGGTGCGATGTACAACGCGGAGCATCAATGTAGACTTCAATTCGGCGTCAGAGAGGCTTCCGTTTGCTCTCCCTTGCAAGAG ATCTGTTCGAAATTATGGTGCATCGTTGACGGTACTTGCACCACCATGCTTCATCCGGCTGCTCCGGGGACCCACTGTGGGAAACACATG TGGTGCCAAAACCAAGAGTGCGTGCCAATCGTGGACAGGCCGCGTCAGATCGACGGCGGATGGGGCGAATGGGGCTTTTGGAGCGAGTGCTCGAAAACTTGTGGCGCGGGTGTCTCGATCGTCGAGCGGAAATGCGATCATCCGGAGCCAGCGCACGGCGGCAAATTCTGCATAGGCGAGAGACGTCGATACAAAATTTGCAACACGCACCCTTGCCCGGAAGGTACGGCCAGCTTTAGAGCCGTTCAATGCAGCCACTACGACGGCAAGGAGTAcaaggggaaaaattacacCTGGTTACCCTACTTCGATCAAA CGGAACCTTGCGAATTGTATTGCACCGATACAGAGGAAAGCGTGATCGTCCCGTGGGGTGAAGCCGCTCTGGATGGTACACCCTGTAACGTCGGTACCAGGGACATGTGCATCTCTGGAATCTGTCGA AAAGTCGGCTGCGACTGGACGGTCGATTCCGACGCCACCGAAGACCGTTGCGGCATTTGTCACGGAGACGGAACGCAATGCGAAACAACGGGCGGTGTTTACGATAAGAACGACGGTCCGGGATACAAAGAGGTCGTCGTTGTTCCCTTTGGTTCGAGAAACATAAAAATCGAGGAAATCGGTAACAGCAAGAATTACATCGGCATAGGGGTGCCAAATTCCGACAAGTACTTCCTCAATGGGAAACG GCAGATCACCTTAGCGGGTGAGTACCAAGTGGCCGGAACTCCAGCTTTGTACGAACGTGATCGCGATAGAGAGAAGATCAGAATTCCTGGTCCCATCAAAGAGGACATCGCAGTCTAC TTGATTTCCAGAGGACATTATCGCAATTTTGGTTTACGGTACGAGTACACGGTTCCGAAGAAGGAACCCGACCGGGCGCCAGAGTACTCTTGGGTATTCTCCGATTGGTCCCTCTGCACGGCCACTTGCGGCGGTGGCACGCAAATTTCGAAAGCCCTCTGCAACGAGAAGAAGAGCGGAGTCGTCGATGACCACTTTTGCGAGGGCATTGAAAAATTGGAGTCGATCTTGCGGGAATGCAATCCGAATCCCTGCCCCGCCAG ATGGTGGATCGGACCGTGGCAAATGTGCCCGGTAACTTGCGGAGAGGGCGCGCTGCGGAAACGATCGGTGATGTGCGTCTCCTCGGGGATGGGTCCGGATCGCTCGGACCTGGCTTTGCCCGATCGAGACTGCAACGGGGACGCGAGGCCCGAAGAAGTCAGCCCGTGTTCCAACTTGCCGCGTTGCGGTACCACCACCGAAACGCCTTTCGCGATCGTCTACGCGGACAACAAAGACGCCTCTTTCTACAACGTGAGCTCGAACGATCAGGACGGCATCACGATCGTCGACGGTCTCACTACCGAGGAACCGGAGATACTCGAATTCGACAACGTCGTAGACGAAAACCCGGACAATTCCATGTACAATACCAAATCCAAATGGATCGTTTCGAAATGGAATCACTGTTCGAACGGAAAACGGAGCAGGAAAGTAACCTGTTCGGTGCAGGGAGACTGTAGTCCCGAGAACAAACCGATCACCATTGAACCGTGTCAGGGTGGAAGGTGGCTCGCCG GAAGATGGGGATCCTGCAACGCGTCTTGCCTAACGAAGCTCGGCATTAAGCGCAGAGAAGTCGAGTGTCGTGACCGTATAACGGAATTACTGTCCGATGATTGCAACCCCGGGAGAAGGCCAATCGATACAAGACGCTGTTATCATAGGCGGCAGTGCGCGAACGATAAATCCG AGTGCAGAGACACAATCGTGCCGAACTCGATGTGCTCAACGTACACACGTATGTGCGAAGTATCATCGATCGTACAGGAGAAATGTTGCGCCACGTGCTCCAGAAAACGCAGACACGGCCGTCAGAATAGACGACACAGTCTTGGCGATTGA